CCTCGCGTCGCCGGATCATACGTACAGTGCAACTCGATTATCTCGCCAGTCTTATCGTCTTTGACAAAACTCTCGCACGTGATGAAATACGCATACCGCAACCGCACCTCGCGACCGGGAGAAAGTCGGAAGAACTTCTTCGGCGGATCTTCCATGAAATCATCACGCTCGATATAGAGGACTTTCGAGAACGGGACTTTGCGCGTCCCGGCAGCTTCGTCCTCGGGATTATTGACGGCATCAAGCTCCTCGACTTTGTCATCCGGATAGTTGTCGATCACGACTTTCAGAGGGCGCAGAACACCCATCACTCGCGAAGCGGTTCTGTTCAGGTCTTCGCGCAGAGTATGCTCGAGCAGCGCCAAATCAACCATACTGTCTCTCTTCGAAACTCCGATACGCTCGCAGAAGCGCCTGATCGATTCCGGCATATATCCAAGCCGGCGCATACCCGACAGCGTCGGCATGCGCGGATCATCCCATCCGCTGACACGTCCGTCCTCGACCAATAGCAGCAGTTTCCGCTTTGTAACCACCGTGTAACTCAAATTGAGGCGTGCGAATTCGATTTGCTGCGGATGGTGCACTCCCAACTGATCGAGAAACCAGTCGTAGAGCGGCCTGTGATCTTCGAACTCGACCGTACAAAGCGAATGCGTAATGCCTTCTATCGAATCAGAAAGGCAGTGAGTGAAATCATACATCGGGTAGATGCACCACTTGTCACCGGTGCGGTGATGCGATGCATGAACAATGCGATAGATCACCGGGTCACGCATGTTGAGGTTGCCTGACGACATGTCGATCTTAGCTCGCAGAGTACGCGACCCGTTCGGAAACTCTCCGGCACGCATGCGTTCGAAAAGATCAAGATTCTCCTCGACCGAACGATTGCGGTCGGGGCTCTCTTTGCCCGGCTCCGTAAGAGTTCCGCGATACTCTCTGATCTCATCGGCGTTTAGATCGCAGACGTATGCTTTACCGTCCTTTATCAGTTGCACAGCATATTCATATAGACGCTCAAAATAGTCCGAGGCGAAATATAGCCGATCATCCCAGTCCCAACCAAGCCAGCGTATGTCCTCCTTGATCGAGTCGACATATTCGACATCCTCTCTCGTCGGATTTGTATCGTCGAATCTCAGATTGCAGAGACCGTTGTAGTCGGCAGCTACACCAAAATCGATACAGATTGCCTTGGCATGGCCAATGTGCAGATATCCATTCGGCTCCGGTGGAAAGCGCGTGTGTACTTTGCTGTCGTTCCTGTTATTCTTCAGATCTTCTTCAACGATGGTCCGGACAAAATCGAGTCCTGGGCCAGATTCCGTATTGCCCGACTCCGCCGAATTCTTCCTCGCCGTTGATCTGTCATCATCAGAGTTCTTCGATTTCATGGCCTTTCTCGATTCAGGAGAATGTTTATCGCTGCCGTATATTTCATAATGAGACAACCCGGCGGCTCTATTGTTCCAAGTGTCAGAGTACGAAGCTAATACAAATTGGTTGCTCCTTCAACCCCAATCTTCAGGACTCGGTAAGATATATCTCGGTTTTCGATTCGAGCATCCGATAACGTAAATACGACCGGAACAAATATTTGAGAAACCGGTTACAGCTTCACGAAGAGGGGCACACTCCGCGAACGACATCCAGACAGTCAAAACATGTATTGTGAGGTGCTGGAAATGAAGGCAATATGGAATGGTGCGGTGATCGCCGATTCCGAAGATACTGTCGTTCTTGCTGGCAGCAGTTATTTTCCGCCGGAGTCAGTAAAAAACGAATTCCTGAGAAAGAGCCTGAGAACATCAATATGTCCATGGATAGGCGAGGCCACGTATTACGATGTGGTTGTAGATGGAGTTGCGGTGAAAGATGCAGCCTTGTCTTATCCGGACCCGAAACCGAAAGCAGTCTGTGTTCGAAATTACATAGCGTTCTTGAAAGGCGTGCAACTGGTTCTGTAGTCAGTCAGCATACAGCAACGGGCTATTCGATTGTTGCGGAATCGCTCGTGATGTCGTACTTCTTCATTCTATAGATGAGCACATGACGTGGCATCTTCAAGTATTTGGCTGCTTTGGTTCTATTCCAACCGCAGTTGTTGAGGGCATCGACTATGATCTTCCGGGTCGCTTCGTGATAAGTCAGTCTTTCCGGCTGGAGACTCGTACGCTCCGACGCACCGCCCGGTTTTGACATATCGAAATCATCAGGCAAGTCGCGGATTGTCAATGTATCCTCACCGCGCAAAATCACCATCCGCCCGATCAGATTCTCTAGTTCTCTGATATTGCCGGGCCAACTGTAGTTCGAGAGCGCTTCAACGAGGTCATCTTCGATACCGACAGGTTTGTCAGGACTATGCTTCCTCAGGAACTCCCTGATCAAAAGCGGTATGTCTTCTCTTCTCTCGCGAAGACTCGGTACATGCAGCGGGATTACATTCAGTCTGTAATACAAATCTTCTCTGAACCTTCCGTTGTCGATCGACTTCTTGAGATCGACATTTGTCGCAGCGATCACTCTGACATCGATATTGATCTTTCTCTCCGATCCAACCGGCTCGATGACTCGCTCCTGCAACACCCGGAGAAGTTTCACCTGCAATTCGGTTTCGAGTTCGCCGATCTCATCGAGCATGATTGTGCCGCCATCTGCGAGTTCGAATTTCCCTCTCTTATCACGGATAGCGCCGGTGAAGGCGCCTTTGACATGGCCGAACAGCTCCGATTCGATCAGGTCTCGTGGAATCGCGGCACAGTTGACTGCAACGTATTTCTTCGTAAGTCTCGGACTGAGATGGTGAATCTGCCGTGCAATCACTTCCTTGCCGGTGCCGGACTCTCCGGTCAACAGCACTGTAGCGTCATACGGCGCGATCTTCTCAACAGTTCTCATCAGCTCCTTGTATGATCTGGATACACCAACGATGTGCTTGAATTCGTCGCGCCCGCGCAGTTCTTCTCTGAGCTGCTTGTTTTCATCTTCGAGATTCCGAAACTTAAGAGCCTTTTCAATCGCCACGAAGAGCTCATCGTCATCGAATGGTTTCGTGAGATAATCAAACGCACCGAGTTTGACCGCCTTAACCGCCTGTGAAACGTCAGCGAACGCAGTGATGAGGATTACTTCGAGCTCAGGCTGGACTTTCTTTGCCCTCTCCAGAAGCTCGATGCCGTTCAGCTTCGGCATTTTCATATCCGTGAGAAGCACATCATAGCGGCTTTTGCCCAGCTCATCGAGCGCAACCTGCCCATCGGCAACGGCGGTCACATCAAACCCCTTGCGACGGAGCTTGAATTGAATCACGCGCCTTAGGGCGTCGTCATCATCTGCAAGCAACACTCTGACAGCCATTATGTCTCCTCGGATGGCGGAAACGAAATTCTAACCTCGGTACCCTTTCCCGATTTGCTCTCGATCCGTATCGCGCCGCCGTGGTCGTCAACAATGCTCCTTGCGATCGCAAGACCGAGACCGGTGCCTGCCGACTTGGTAGTATAGAACGGTTCGAACACTTTCTCCAGATCAAGCTGGTCAATCCCTTGTCCCGAGTCTTTGACGACCAGTTCAACGCGGTCTCCCGAACCGACTGCGAGCTTCACCTGAATCGTCGAACCCGAATTTGACGCCTCCAGAGCGTTGAGCATGAGATTCAGCATTAATTGGTGGATTTTTTCGGCATCGCCTTTGATGTGAATACTATCTGTAATCACGACATCTGTTGCCACGCCTGCTGACTCAATTTGCGCATCGATTTGACGCAGACTTGCCACGACTGTTTTGCTGAGATTGATGCTTGTGAGTTCGGTCTTCCTCGGTCGCGCGAATGTCAGAAAGTCTCTAACCGTGCCGTCCACCCTCCTGATTTCCTTGAATGCAATCTCTCTGAATTCGTCCCTATCATTAGAGGGTGTAGTCTCGTCGGACATTATTTCGAGAGCGCCCTTGATCGAGGCGAGCGGGTTCTTGATCTCATGAGCAACTCCGGCCGCCATCCGGCCGATTGTCGAGAGCCGCTGCGCGCGTTCGAGTTCTAATTTGGTCTCACCGTGGCGACGGCGGATGTGCAGTTCCCGTTCGGTCAACGCTCCGGTCAGCAGAGCGATAGCAAAGTAGAAAACGATTTCGACCAGTTCACCGGAAAGATCAGTAGGATGCTGTCTGGGCAGAAAGATAAATGGCATCACTGCAGCCGATATGATTGCTGCAGTCACGAGTCCCCCTCGCACGCCGAACCAGACAGCGGCTATCGCGATCGGGATATAGCAGAATCTGCCATGGATAGCATGTATCCAGCCTGCGTGGCCAAAGATATTCTCAAGTACCAGGCCGTAGTGGATCGCAAGAGTCAACGCGACCAGCAGGCCGAGGAAACCTATCTTGTAATACTTGACTTTCAATGCTACTTTGGTCAGATCATCTCCCATGCATCACAGTGATAGTAAATTCTGTGCCAGAAGATCAATACACTCGCCAGGGTCTCTCTATGATCTTTCCTGCATGTGTGTTGAAGGGGCCCAGACATCGTCATCTCTGAGAGCGAAGCGTGGCAATCTCCACGTTCACTATAGCTTTGATCGACATTGAGATCGCCACGTCGCTCCACTCCTCGCGATGACGGATTTTGCGATGCGCATGACCGTTTCAACCAGCCCGCGCGCAAGCCTCCTGCAAGGGCAACCTCTCGGATCTGTATCTCAGCTGGCAACTCTATCCCTCAATATTGAAGAAAAATGAACAATATTCTGTACTCAATCAACAATATTCTTCACTCTACAGTTCCTCGATAGAATAGTAAATTCGTAACCCATTGATATACAACGGATATTGCAGCGATTCTTGTATTGGCACGCTTGTTGATCTTATGTCTTGGCGTGATGAGATACGCAATATCAAGAAGACTGGCCTCTGCATTAGTTTTGGCTCTCGCAGTCATCAACTTCGGCTTGGCCGATACGAGTGCCGCGTCGGAGAAAGATGATGCGATGGCACTCGCGAGAGAAACCGGTTCCGGCTACTCCGATTCGAAGGCAGCGATGCTTCGACCGGGTGTATCACTCAACGATTTTCTCATCTACGGTGCACTCAACAATCCCGGTCTGAAGGCAGCTTATTACAATTGGGTTTCGGAGTTGGAGAAGGTCGCTGTTGTTGGAGGATTGCCTGATCCGACCGTCTCATACGGTTACTTCATAAAGAATGTCGAGACGAGAGTCGGCCCGCAGAACCAGCGTTTCGGGATTAAGCAATCAATACCATGGTTCGGAACACTCGGGAAGAGGGGAGATGCCGCATTCGAGTTGGCACAGGCAGCGTATCAGAATTATCAGTCCGAAAAGCTGCGGCTTTTCTATAGTATCACCCGTGCCTATAACGATTACTACTATCTTGGAAGAAATGTCGAGATTGCGTCAGACAATTTGGAGTTGCTCAAACTCTGGGAGTCTGTTGCGACGACCAAGTACAAGGCTGGGATCAGTCCGTACGCCGATCTCATCAAGATCCAGGTGGAGCTCGGAAAGCTCGACGATCAATTGACAAGCCTGGAGGAGATGAAGCGACCGCTGGAGTACAAGCTTCGCTCGGCGTTAGGGCTTCCTGACTCGTTGCCCCTGCCTGCTCCGACCTCAATTGCAAACAGCGAGTTTATTGCAGAGAGAGATTCTGTAACGATCTGGGCGCTCCGGCACAATCCGAACCTGAATGCCCTAAATCATCTGTTGAGCAAGGAGAAAATAGAGATCAGCCTTGCGAACATTGCACGTCTGCCCAATTTCACACTGGGAGCCGACTACATAGAGACGGGCGAGGCAGTGAATCCGGGGCTCGCTGAGAGTGGAAAAGATCCATGGATGGTCAGTGTTAGTCTCAATGTGCCCATCTGGTTCGGCAAGAACAATGCCCGCGTCAGGCAGGCTCAGGCGCGCAGAGATGCCGCCGAGAACCGGCTCGCAGACTCCAGGAATCAGATCGAAGCATATATCAGCCGGGTGTTGTTCGAATATGAAGATGCTGTCAGGAAGATCGGATTGTATGAGGATGGTCTGATTCCGAAGGCGGAACAATCTCTTAACGCATCCTATACCGCTTACCAATCTGGTGAATCAGATTTCCTGAACCTCCTCGACGCACAGCGCGAGTTGCTTGAATTTCAACTGAATCTCGAAAAGGCGAGAACTGACGCATCCACAAAACTAGCAGAAATCGAAATGACAATCGGAAAAGACATAAGTAACCCAATCAGTAAATCTCCAATCAAGTAGCGAAAGGAAGACTGCTATGAGAAAGTCCCAAATCATGATTCTGATGCTCTCTATGTTTGCTCTTCTTGCAGTATCTGCATTTGCAGGAGAGGTAAAGAAAGAGAGTGCGGAGAAGAAGCCGATCGAGCTGCATGCTCAGACTCTTTGTCCGGTGATGGGCGGCAAGGTTGATTCGACGGCATATACAGATATTCAGGGACAGCGCGTGTACCACTGCTGCCCGGCATGCTCAAAGACTCTGAAGTCTGATCCTGACAAGTATTTCAAGAAGGCTGCCGCTGAAGGCGTGCTCTTTGAGAATGTTCAGGCGACCTGTCCGGTGTCGGGTAAGGAGCTCGGCGAAAAGAGCGTGTTCACAGATTACGAAGGCCGTCGCGTCTATTTCTGCTGTGAAAAATGCCCGGTGGAATTCGCCAAAGATCCGCAGAAATGTCTGGCCAAGCTCGATCAACCGGTAGAGACCGAAAAGGCGAGCAAAGCAGAGAAGACACAGAGTCACGAAGGACATGATCACTAATATTTTGTTGCAGGTAGGGAGAAAGCGATGACAGACTCAGATAAGAAGAGATTCTCAGACTGGATATCACTCATACCACGTCGAGGTGCGGGCCTCGTCGTATTTATCCTGATAGTCGTCATTGCTTTCTCCCTTGGTCTTATGCTTTCCGGTGGCGACGACGGACAGCTTGCGCAATCAGCAGTGCACGATCACGATGGCGAAGTCGCCAAGCAGCCCACCATCTGGACATGTTCGATGCACCCGCAGATCAAACTCCCGAAGCCGGGCAAGTGCCCGATTTGCTTCATGGATCTCATTCCGCTTGAATCTGGCTCCGGTGACGGTCTCGATCCGAATCAACTGAGAATGACAGAGGCTGCCAAGCAACTGGCGCGTATCGAGACAACACCCGTCGTGCGCGATTATGCGTCAGCCGAAATCAGGATGGTCGGCAGGATAGCGTATGACGAGACCAAAGTAGCCGTCATTTCCGCAAGAATTCCGGGGCGTATCGACCAGCTCTACGCCGACTACACCGGCCTCAGGGTTGCGAAGGGCGATCACTTGGTGAAGCTTTACTCGCCGGAACTTCTCAGCGCGCAGGAGGAACTGATTCAGGCAAAGAGAAGCGTCGAGGGACTGCGCGTCAGAGGTGGAGTGCTCTTGTCGACGGCAATCACTACTCTCGATGCAGCTCGCGAAAAGCTGAGCCTCTACGGCCTGCCCAAATATCAGATCGACGAAATCGAGGAGAGAGGAACAGCCGCTGAGAATTTGACAATCTATGCCCCGATCGGTGGTACCGTTATTCACAAGAATGCAACCGAAGGAATGTATGTTCAGACAGGAACAGATATCTACACGATTGCCGATTTGAAGAAGCTCTGGGTTCTGTTCGATGCCTATGAATCCGACCTGCCATGGCTTCGTATTGGACAGACGGTCAAATTCGCGTCACCATCATTCCCCGGTGAACAATTCGACGCAACGATTTCATTCATTGATCCAATCGTAGATCAGAAAACCCGTACGATCAGTGTGCGCGCGATAGCAGATAATACTGGTGATAGACTGAAGCCCGATATGTTCGTCAGCGGTGTTGTTAAGTCAAGTCTCGATGAGCATGGCAAGGTTGCCGACCAAAGCGATCGAGCACTTGTAATTCCGGCATCGGCACCGCTTCTCACCGGCAGCAGGGCAATTGTATATGTTCAAGTATCGGATGACGATGGTCCGGTGTTCGAAGGACGCGAGGTCGTACTCGGACCGAGAGCCGGTGAGCTCTACACCGTCAAATCGGGATTGGTCGAAGGAGAGCTTGTTGTCAGCAACGGCGCCTTCAAGATCGACAGCGAACTTCAGATACATGCAAAACCGAGCATGATGTCGCCTTCCGGAGGAGGTGCGCTGCCGCATGAGCATGATCAGTCAGCACCCATGGCTGCAGATATGATGGATCCCGAGGCTGTGTCGCACATAATAGAATCTCCGGCATTGGAGACTCTAACTCCCGTCTTCGATGCTTACTTCGAAGTGCAAATGGCGCTGGCATCCGATGATCCAGTGGCTGCATCAGAATCATACGCGAAACTCAGGGGAGAGGTTAGCTCGGTCGATATGTCGCTGTTTGATGGGGAAACACACATGCAGTGGATGTCACTCTCGGACAGCATCGTCACCTACTCCAGGAAGGCCAGTGAGACTAAAGATATTGATCAATTGCGTGATGCGTTTTATCACGTCTCCAAAGCCATGATTGATTTGGAAGAGGGCTTCGGCCATTCTGACAATCGAGATTACTTCCTCACTTTCTGTCCGATGGCGCGTGACAACAGAGGTGCGTACTGGTTGCAGACAGTCGACACAGTCTACAATTCTTTCTATGGTGCAATGATGCTTCGCTGTGGTGAAATCAAGGGAGCGTTACCTTCCAATCCGGCGAGTGACAAGTAGATCATGAGTGAACACATCGACAAGAATAAACAGAGCAGGCACTCCCCAATCGATCGGGTGATCAAATTCTGCCTTGAAAACAAACTCGTTGTGCTCCTCGCCACGCTGTTCTTCATAGCGTGGGGAATCATTGTGGCGCCGTTTGACTGGAATATCCAGGCCATCCCGCGCTATCCGGTTCCGGTGGATGCTATCCCCGATATCGGAGAGAATCAGCAGATTGTCTTCACCGAATGGATGGGACGGTCGCCGCAGGATGTCGAAGATCAGATATCGTATCCGCTGACAGTCTCACTGCTCGGCGTGCCGGGCGTGAGGACAATCAGGAGCTACTCGTTCTTCGGCTTCTCGTCGATCTACGTGATCTTCAAGGATGATGTCGAATTCTACTGGTCTCGCTCGCGGATTCTCGAGAAGCTCAACTCGCTTCCCGCCGGTACCCTGCCGGACGAGGTGCAGCCTGCTCTAGGACCAGACGCTACTGCACTCGGACAGGTCTTCTGGTACACACTCGAGGGCAGAGATGAACGCGGCAATCCGACCGGCGGCTGGGATCTTCACGAACTGCGATCCATTCAGGACTGGACTGTGCGCTATGCGCTGCAATCAGCCGATGGCGTAGCTGAAGTGGCTTCGATCGGCGGGTTTGTTCAGGAATACCAAATCGATGCCAATCCTGACGCTATGAAATCATACGGCGTCACGCTGTCTGATCTATTCATGGCCGTGAAATCCTCCAACATCGATGTTGGCGCAAGAACGATCGAAATCAACAAAGTCGAATATGTCATTCGCGGTCTCGGCTTCATCAAGGAGCTCGCAGACATCGAGAACACTGCCGTGGCCTCGCGCGACAATGTCCCGATTCGCATCAAAGATGTCGCGACTGTATCGCTCGGACCAGCCATGAGACGCGGAGCCCTGGACAAAGGCGGGGCAGAGGCTGTCGGAGGTGTAGTTGTTGTCAGACATGGTGCAAATCCGCTTGCTACAATAACCAATGTTAAAGCTAAGATCGCGGAAATATCGCCGGGGCTGCCAAAGAAGATACTTGGTGATGGCAGCACATCGCAGGTCAGTATCGTACCGTTCTATGATCGAACCGGATTGATTTATGAAACTCTCGGGACTCTCAATACCGCACTCGTTGACGAAATTCTCGTGACCATGATTGTCGTGATCCTGATGGTGATGCACTTGAGAGCATCAGCGTTGATTTCTGGATTGCTACCGTTGACGGTACTGATGGTTTTCATTGCAATGAAGGTATTCAAGGTAGATGCCAACATTGTCGCCCTCTCGGGTATCGCAATTGCAATCGGTACGATTGTCGACATGGGTATTGTTGTCAGCGAGAACATTCTCAGGCACCTGGAGAAAGCTCAGCCGGGTGCTGATCGATTGCAGGTCATATTCCAGGCTGCATCCGAGGTTGGAGGTGCGGTCCTGACTGCCATCTCTACAACTGTAATTTCATTCCTTCCTGTATTCACAATGCAAGCTGCGGAAGGCAAGCTTTTCAAGCCACTGGCCTATACGAAGACTTTTGCGCTCATTGCATCGGTCATAGTCGCAATGACGATCATCCCGCCGCTGGCTCACATGTTGTTCACAGCCAGTGAATCAAGACTGAAATCTCGAAGGCTTCTACCTATCGGACTCGCTATTGGCGCATTAACGCTCATGGTCTGGTCATTCTGGTTGGCGGGTGTATTGCTATTGATTATGGCCGCGTACCAGGCATTCAAGAATCACATTCCAGAGCGCTTTCGAGAGAAAATACCGACCATCACGAACTATATCATAGTCATCATCATCGGTGCACTGCTCGCCGAACATTGGAGGCCACTCGGTTACCAGGTCGGGATAGTCGGCAACTTCGTTTTTGTCGCTCTGCTGCTCGGTGGGATTCTGTTTCTGGTGCAAATGCTGATAAGAGCTTACGAACCAATCTTGAGATGGTGCCTGGCTCACAAGAAGCAGTTTCTCGTATTACCTTTGTTACTGTTGTTACTCGGTACCACGATTTGGCTTGGTTTTGACAGCATATTCGGGTTCATGCCCGGCTGGATACGATCAACCGCACCATATATTGATGTCAATCACGCGTTCCCGGGTCTCGGCAAAGAATTCATGCCTGATCTTGACGAAGGATCGTTCCTCTACATGCCGACTACCATGCCGCATGCCTCGATAGGTGAAGTGCTCGATGTGCTGCAACTCCAGGACAAGGCTTTCAGCAGTATACCGGAAATCGAAACTGTCGTTGGCAAGCTCGGCCGCGTCGACAGTCCGCTCGACCCGGCGCCGATCTCGATGATCGAAACAGTCATAAATTACAAACCGGAATACAGGGTTGATGAGAATGGCAGGGTGCTGAGATTCAAGCACGATGAAGCAGCCGATGAGTTCGCGCGTGATGAATTCGGAGAATTGATCCCCGACAAGAACGGCGAACCGTATCGACAATGGCGCGATCATATAAAATCACCTGATGATATCTGGAAAGAAATTGTCAATGCTGGCAAGATCACGGGCACAACTTCAGCTCCGAAACTTCAGCCTATCGCAACTCGTCTTGTCATGCTTCAATCAGGAATGCGCGCGCCGATGGGTGTCAAAGTTAAAGGTCCCGATCTCGAAACGATAGAGAAAGTCGGGCTGGAGATAGAGAAGTATCTGAAAGATGTGCCGTCAATCGAATCGAACACAGTCATAGCCGACAGGATTGTCGGCAAGCCATATCTCGAAATCGAAATCGACCGCGAGGCGATCGCGCGCTACGGGATATCTGTCCGGCAGGTGCAGGACATAATTGAAGTGGCTATAGGCGGCAAGAAACTGACCACGACAGTCGAAGGGCGTGAGCGGTATCCGGTTAGAGTGCGGTATCAGAGAGAATTGCGTGGGACATTGGAAGACCTGGGTGATGTTTTGATTCCGGCGCCGGAGGGTGTACAGATTCCACTCACACAACTCGCAACGATGAATTTCGTCAGAGGTCCGATGGTCATCAAGTCGGAGGATACATTCCTCGTCGGTTACGTTATCTTCGACAAGAAGCCGGACTATGCAGAAGTGGACGTCGTGCAGGATGCAGAGGAGTATCTCAGCGAGAAGATCAAGACTGGTGAGCTCGAAATACCCGCGGGAGTCAGCTACGCATTTGCCGGAAGCTATGAAAACCAGGTCAGATCAGAGAAGAAACTGAGAATTGTATTGCCCCTTGCGCTCTTTCTGATCTTTATGATCCTCTACTTCCAATTCAGACGAGTCTCGACAAGCCTTCTGGTTTTCTCGGGAATATTCGTTGCATGGTCGGGCGGATTTCTGATGCTATGGCTCTACGGACAGGATTGGTTTCTCAATTTCACGATTCTTGGGATCGACTTCAGAGAGCTGTTCCAGGTGAGGCAACTCAATCTCTCGGTAGCGGTATGGGTCGGATTCCTCGCGCTGTTCGGGGTCGCAAGCGATGACGGCGTGATTATATCGACCTATCTCGATCAGATATTCGCGCGCAGAAAGCCGAGTACAGTTGCTGATATCAGGGAGGCGACAGTGGCCGCAGGCAAGCGGAGAGTACGCCCCGCATTGATGACCGTTGTAACGACAATTCTCGCGCTGCTCCCCGTTCTGACCTCGACCGGAAAAGGTGCAGACATCATGGTACCGATGGCGATACCATCGTTCGGCGGTATGACTGTGGTGATTATAACGATATTCGTCGTGCCCACGCTGTACTGCGCGCTCGCAGAGCGAAGGCTGACGAAGTCATTCCGGAAGCAGAGCTTAGATCCGGCCACACACAACGATCGATCTAATGCACCGTAACATTTCGGTCGCTGGGAGCGAGGGGCGGCATGAGGATTGCCTCGCCTCTTGAAGGCCCGGTCGAAATCAGCGCGACGGTCGCACCGGTGAAATCTTCGATGAACCGCACATAATCCTGAGCTTTGCGCGGAAGATCAGATATATCAGTTACGCCCACGGTCGATGTTTCCCAGCCGCCGAACTTCCTGTAAATCGGATCGGCATTAGACAGATCGTAGCACGAGAATTTGCAAGCAGAGTTCACTGTGTCATTTGTCTTATAGCCTGTGCACACATGAATCTCGCTCAAATGATCGAGGACATCGAGCTTCGTGATCGTCAGATAATTTATTCCATTTATGGCCACTGATCGCTTAAGGAGATTCAGATCGAGCCATCCGCATCGGCGTGGTCGTCCTGTCGTCGCACCGAACTCTTTTCCCTGTTCCTGAATCGACACGCCGATTTCGTCACACAGCTCTGTCGGGAACGGCCCCGCACCAACCCGGGTCGTGTAGGCTTTGACGACACCGTAGATTTCGTCAACATAGTAAGGCGGAATGCCGAGCCCGGTCATGATACCGCCGACGGTCGTATTCGAAGAAGTCACATAGGGATATGTTCCGAAGTCGATATCGAGAAATGTTCCCTGCGCGCCTTCAAACAGAATCGACTTACCTTCCCGGCGCGCGTCGTGCAGGAACGAGCTTCCATCGACGGCGCTCTCTGCAAGACGCTTGCCACACTCGATCAGCC
This region of Candidatus Zixiibacteriota bacterium genomic DNA includes:
- a CDS encoding glutamine--tRNA ligase/YqeY domain fusion protein is translated as MKSKNSDDDRSTARKNSAESGNTESGPGLDFVRTIVEEDLKNNRNDSKVHTRFPPEPNGYLHIGHAKAICIDFGVAADYNGLCNLRFDDTNPTREDVEYVDSIKEDIRWLGWDWDDRLYFASDYFERLYEYAVQLIKDGKAYVCDLNADEIREYRGTLTEPGKESPDRNRSVEENLDLFERMRAGEFPNGSRTLRAKIDMSSGNLNMRDPVIYRIVHASHHRTGDKWCIYPMYDFTHCLSDSIEGITHSLCTVEFEDHRPLYDWFLDQLGVHHPQQIEFARLNLSYTVVTKRKLLLLVEDGRVSGWDDPRMPTLSGMRRLGYMPESIRRFCERIGVSKRDSMVDLALLEHTLREDLNRTASRVMGVLRPLKVVIDNYPDDKVEELDAVNNPEDEAAGTRKVPFSKVLYIERDDFMEDPPKKFFRLSPGREVRLRYAYFITCESFVKDDKTGEIIELHCTYDPATRGGSAPDGRKVKATMHWVSAAHAIKAEVRLYDQLFTKENPLAVEEGKDFKDYLNPDSLEVLESCRLEPSIAGSKPGDRFQFERLGYFCVDPDSTDDKLVFNRTVTLKDTWARIQKKQQQ
- a CDS encoding DUF427 domain-containing protein — its product is MKAIWNGAVIADSEDTVVLAGSSYFPPESVKNEFLRKSLRTSICPWIGEATYYDVVVDGVAVKDAALSYPDPKPKAVCVRNYIAFLKGVQLVL
- a CDS encoding sigma-54 dependent transcriptional regulator, giving the protein MAVRVLLADDDDALRRVIQFKLRRKGFDVTAVADGQVALDELGKSRYDVLLTDMKMPKLNGIELLERAKKVQPELEVILITAFADVSQAVKAVKLGAFDYLTKPFDDDELFVAIEKALKFRNLEDENKQLREELRGRDEFKHIVGVSRSYKELMRTVEKIAPYDATVLLTGESGTGKEVIARQIHHLSPRLTKKYVAVNCAAIPRDLIESELFGHVKGAFTGAIRDKRGKFELADGGTIMLDEIGELETELQVKLLRVLQERVIEPVGSERKINIDVRVIAATNVDLKKSIDNGRFREDLYYRLNVIPLHVPSLRERREDIPLLIREFLRKHSPDKPVGIEDDLVEALSNYSWPGNIRELENLIGRMVILRGEDTLTIRDLPDDFDMSKPGGASERTSLQPERLTYHEATRKIIVDALNNCGWNRTKAAKYLKMPRHVLIYRMKKYDITSDSATIE
- a CDS encoding DUF4118 domain-containing protein; protein product: MGDDLTKVALKVKYYKIGFLGLLVALTLAIHYGLVLENIFGHAGWIHAIHGRFCYIPIAIAAVWFGVRGGLVTAAIISAAVMPFIFLPRQHPTDLSGELVEIVFYFAIALLTGALTERELHIRRRHGETKLELERAQRLSTIGRMAAGVAHEIKNPLASIKGALEIMSDETTPSNDRDEFREIAFKEIRRVDGTVRDFLTFARPRKTELTSINLSKTVVASLRQIDAQIESAGVATDVVITDSIHIKGDAEKIHQLMLNLMLNALEASNSGSTIQVKLAVGSGDRVELVVKDSGQGIDQLDLEKVFEPFYTTKSAGTGLGLAIARSIVDDHGGAIRIESKSGKGTEVRISFPPSEET
- a CDS encoding TolC family protein, with translation MRYAISRRLASALVLALAVINFGLADTSAASEKDDAMALARETGSGYSDSKAAMLRPGVSLNDFLIYGALNNPGLKAAYYNWVSELEKVAVVGGLPDPTVSYGYFIKNVETRVGPQNQRFGIKQSIPWFGTLGKRGDAAFELAQAAYQNYQSEKLRLFYSITRAYNDYYYLGRNVEIASDNLELLKLWESVATTKYKAGISPYADLIKIQVELGKLDDQLTSLEEMKRPLEYKLRSALGLPDSLPLPAPTSIANSEFIAERDSVTIWALRHNPNLNALNHLLSKEKIEISLANIARLPNFTLGADYIETGEAVNPGLAESGKDPWMVSVSLNVPIWFGKNNARVRQAQARRDAAENRLADSRNQIEAYISRVLFEYEDAVRKIGLYEDGLIPKAEQSLNASYTAYQSGESDFLNLLDAQRELLEFQLNLEKARTDASTKLAEIEMTIGKDISNPISKSPIK